Proteins found in one Amphiprion ocellaris isolate individual 3 ecotype Okinawa chromosome 22, ASM2253959v1, whole genome shotgun sequence genomic segment:
- the pi15a gene encoding peptidase inhibitor 15-A, with protein sequence MKQQLFAIDLILLCISCGASALATTIPAASSSLPAANFTNLGATHSYGTDTTSLSKTRRKRYISQNDMLAILDYHNKVRGKVFPPASNMEYMVWDDTLAKTAEDWAHACLWEHGPPHLLRFLGQNLSVRTGRYRSILQLVKPWYDEVKDYSFPYPRDCNPRCPLRCYGPMCTHYTQMVWATSNKVGCAVHTCHNMNVWGSVWKRATYLVCNYSPKGNWIGEAPYKVGVPCSACPPSYGGSCSNNMCFPALKTNYLHWFK encoded by the exons atgaaacagCAGTTATTTGCCATAGACTTAATACTTCTGTGCATATCTTGCGGAGCAAGTGCACTGGCAACGACTATTCCTGCTGCGTCCTCGTCCTTGCCAGCCGCCAATTTCACCAATTTGGGCGCAACGCACAGCTATGGAACAGACACCACGAGTCTTTCTAAAACCAGGAGGAAGCGTTATATTAGTCAGAACGACATGCTTGCTATTCTTGATTACCATAACAAAGTTAGAGGGAAGGTGTTTCCTCCAGCCTCCAATATGGAATACATG GTTTGGGACGACACGCTGGCAAAAACAGCGGAGGACTGGGCTCATGCCTGCCTGTGGGAGCATGGGCCGCCTCACCTCCTCCGGTTCCTGGGTCAAAACCTCTCTGTCAGGACAGGACG CTATCGATCCATTCTTCAGCTGGTGAAGCCATGGTATGATGAGGTGAAAGATTATTCTTTTCCCTACCCTCGTGACTGCAACCCTCGATGCCCACTCAGATGCTATGGGCCCATGTGTACCCATTACACACAG ATGGTATGGGCAACATCTAACAAAGTGGGCTGTGCTGTCCACACATGCCACAATATGAACGTATGGGGCTCAGTGTGGAAGAGGGCGACGTATTTAGTTTGCAACTATTCACCTAA GGGTAACTGGATTGGAGAGGCTCCCTACAAAGTGGGCGTCCCCTGCTCCGCCTGCCCTCCCAGCTATGGGGGCTCATGCAGCAACAACATGTGCTTCCCCGCTCTCAAGACGAACTACCTGCACTGGTTCAAATAA